One Deinococcus cellulosilyticus NBRC 106333 = KACC 11606 DNA segment encodes these proteins:
- the glnA gene encoding type I glutamate--ammonia ligase, translated as MFNTPEALLKYMRDEQVDFLDVRFVDVPGREQHFTLPLSYLSPQLLQAGIAFDGSSIKGFRGIDKSDMLLIPEPHTACLDPFAKHKTLMVTCHVVEPETGNPYLRDPRNIARRAEQHLVSTGIADTAQFGPEVEFFILDSVGYAVSPYSSFFEVQATEAWWTTGKQGNGYNLPQKGGYAPLPPADRYSDLRSDMVKHLESIGIAIELHHHEVASAGQMEIDMRFAPLLTSAEQVLKYKYVVKNTAFQAGKTVTFMPKPFYGDNGSGMHCHQSLWKDGKPLFYDPEGYAELSDLALSYAAGLLYHGPALTALCNPSVNSYRRLVPGYEAPVNLVISAGNRSAVVRIPAFYKGPQHAQDKRIEYRAPDPSANPYLAFSAMLMAGLDGIQQGMKPPTPMDKNVYSLSARESRRIKTLPRTLDDALDELESDHEFLLAGEVFSRDFLDNWIDLKREEAESFRMQTTPKEFEMYYNI; from the coding sequence GTGTTCAACACCCCAGAGGCACTCCTGAAATACATGCGCGACGAACAGGTCGATTTTCTGGATGTGCGTTTTGTGGATGTGCCCGGCAGAGAACAGCACTTCACCCTTCCCCTTTCCTACCTCTCCCCACAGTTGCTGCAAGCAGGCATCGCCTTTGATGGGTCTTCAATCAAGGGTTTCCGGGGCATCGACAAGTCCGACATGCTCCTGATCCCTGAACCCCACACGGCCTGCCTGGACCCTTTTGCAAAGCACAAAACCCTGATGGTCACCTGCCATGTGGTGGAACCTGAAACAGGGAATCCTTACCTCAGGGACCCCCGCAACATTGCCAGACGGGCAGAGCAGCATCTGGTCTCCACAGGCATTGCAGACACGGCTCAATTTGGTCCTGAGGTGGAGTTCTTCATTCTGGACAGCGTTGGATATGCAGTTTCGCCCTACTCCAGTTTCTTTGAAGTGCAGGCCACCGAAGCCTGGTGGACCACTGGAAAACAGGGAAACGGGTACAACCTGCCCCAGAAAGGGGGATATGCCCCTCTGCCTCCTGCAGACCGTTACTCCGACCTGCGCAGTGACATGGTCAAGCATCTGGAGTCCATCGGGATTGCCATCGAACTGCACCACCATGAGGTGGCCAGCGCCGGGCAGATGGAAATCGACATGCGCTTTGCCCCCCTGCTGACCTCTGCAGAGCAGGTGCTGAAATACAAGTACGTGGTCAAAAACACCGCATTCCAGGCTGGGAAGACCGTCACCTTCATGCCCAAACCTTTCTATGGAGACAATGGTTCAGGGATGCACTGCCACCAGTCCCTCTGGAAGGATGGCAAGCCCCTCTTTTATGACCCTGAGGGGTACGCGGAGCTTTCCGACCTTGCCCTGAGCTACGCAGCAGGTCTGCTCTATCATGGACCTGCCCTGACGGCCCTGTGCAACCCCAGCGTGAACAGTTACCGCCGTCTCGTTCCAGGCTACGAGGCTCCGGTCAATCTGGTGATCAGTGCAGGCAACCGCTCGGCCGTGGTACGCATTCCCGCTTTTTACAAAGGCCCCCAGCACGCCCAGGACAAGCGCATTGAATACCGGGCCCCTGACCCCAGTGCCAACCCTTATCTGGCCTTCAGTGCGATGCTGATGGCAGGCCTGGACGGCATCCAGCAGGGCATGAAGCCTCCCACCCCGATGGACAAGAACGTGTACTCTCTCTCTGCCCGGGAATCCAGACGCATCAAGACCCTCCCCAGAACGCTGGACGATGCCCTCGATGAACTGGAGTCCGACCATGAATTCCTGCTGGCCGGAGAGGTGTTCTCCCGGGACTTCCTGGACAACTGGATCGACCTGAAGCGGGAAGAGGCAGAGTCCTTCCGGATGCAGACCACGCCCAAAGAGTTTGAGATGTACTACAACATTTGA
- a CDS encoding helix-turn-helix domain-containing protein — MKLSERLRELRAERNLRLKDVAAIAGISVPYLSDLERGRTNPSLDTLQTLATAYDITVHDLLESVEFYGLNTDGALPKGLADLVADPVLGGQLTPDWVRTLSRIELRGKRPRDKQDWYEIYLHLKRILE; from the coding sequence ATGAAACTGAGCGAACGTTTACGTGAACTCCGCGCAGAACGGAATCTGAGGCTCAAAGACGTGGCTGCCATCGCTGGCATCAGCGTCCCCTACCTCTCCGACCTGGAGCGCGGAAGAACCAACCCAAGCCTGGACACACTGCAAACCCTGGCCACCGCGTACGACATCACGGTGCATGACCTGCTGGAATCCGTAGAATTCTACGGTCTGAATACTGATGGTGCACTTCCCAAAGGCCTTGCCGATCTGGTCGCTGACCCTGTGCTGGGTGGACAACTCACCCCCGACTGGGTCCGCACCCTGAGCCGCATTGAACTGCGTGGCAAGCGCCCCAGAGACAAGCAGGACTGGTACGAAATCTACCTGCACCTCAAGCGCATCCTGGAATAA